In the genome of Spirochaetia bacterium, one region contains:
- a CDS encoding CPBP family intramembrane metalloprotease — MKDTDFSFVKGLKDFLFYHGIDYSIPFSYDGTMLRNFFLRHLRWLLAMLLSLSFFYLLGPVILAMLNLVLTDKTSIALALIKANICHLCLALGILFCLSNLLNCTLSQAITDAGHFRWNLFLQGFVSLFLIFVVYLAISLQAYTSSYSPPDGQWTARLLLLPLLLLLTPIQVGAEEITYRLFPLRFLFGRLWGTAKQKAAASFVLAFLFMAIHLHNHEVTTSTNLPLTLGYYLIFGFAATYITLDTGGLEAAFGMHLANNLYTTTICNYVGSTLPSLPLFLKATDMVSVTDLAVLAVAMLLVYVLCHRTTRRKSAMVDSRKGEQ; from the coding sequence ATGAAAGACACAGACTTTTCCTTCGTCAAAGGCCTGAAAGACTTTTTGTTCTATCATGGCATTGATTATAGCATACCTTTTTCCTATGATGGAACAATGTTACGGAACTTCTTTCTACGACATCTCAGATGGCTTTTGGCCATGTTGCTTAGTTTATCTTTCTTTTATCTCCTGGGACCGGTTATCCTTGCTATGCTGAATCTTGTCCTTACGGATAAAACAAGTATTGCACTGGCCCTCATCAAAGCCAATATCTGTCACCTCTGCCTGGCTCTAGGTATTCTGTTTTGCCTATCAAATTTGCTGAACTGTACGCTTTCCCAAGCTATCACTGACGCAGGCCATTTCAGGTGGAACCTTTTCCTGCAGGGATTTGTATCTCTTTTTCTTATCTTTGTTGTTTACCTCGCCATAAGCTTACAAGCTTATACATCATCATATAGTCCTCCAGATGGGCAATGGACAGCCAGACTTCTGTTGCTCCCCTTGCTTTTGTTATTGACGCCGATCCAAGTCGGTGCAGAAGAAATAACCTATCGGCTATTTCCCCTGCGCTTCCTGTTCGGACGGCTATGGGGTACAGCAAAGCAAAAGGCAGCGGCTAGTTTTGTCCTTGCCTTTCTCTTTATGGCAATCCATCTGCATAACCATGAAGTAACGACTTCAACAAATCTGCCTTTGACATTGGGATATTATCTTATCTTCGGATTTGCAGCTACCTACATTACATTGGATACAGGAGGATTGGAAGCGGCGTTTGGCATGCATCTGGCAAATAATCTCTACACAACAACAATCTGCAACTATGTGGGGTCAACACTCCCGTCCCTTCCCTTATTCTTGAAAGCAACAGATATGGTCAGTGTTACTGACCTAGCCGTTCTTGCAGTAGCAATGTTGCTTGTATACGTGCTTTGCCATAGAACTACCAGAAGGAAAAGTGCTATGGTAGATAGCCGAAAAGGAGAACAATAG